In the genome of Hevea brasiliensis isolate MT/VB/25A 57/8 chromosome 14, ASM3005281v1, whole genome shotgun sequence, the window aattcagATAATGAGTATCTAATATATAAAATtcgaattttatataaaaattattttttaaatttaaatttattttaaatccaATTATATATTATCCAAATATGTTTCAATAAGTTTAATCAGATGAATGCTTAAAAATATTTGATCCATTACTATTTTTTGTTGTTGTACTCTCTAATATTTGATTGtgcttaattattttaatataaattcagATAATTGAATTCATTAACAGCAGTGGAAGGTGTAGTATATGCACTGTTAAATAAGAAGCTTTAAGATTTTAGACTCTAGACCTATATATCTTTTTATATAAAAACTTTCAACAGACATTATAAAAAGCAAAGGACATCTATAAAAAGTAAGGCACTTGAGTCACTCCATTTATCTACAATTCTATTTgcagtattttttttaaaaaggcaATTTTTCTGAAATTGGAAAGACTCTATAACATGAGTGCATGTGATTGTAGATTTGTGAAGGAGAATCAATTTAAGGGATGACatgaattaattaaaacccataaATATATATACCCATAAATATCTATCACGAATTTGAATTTGATTTCCCTTCTTAGTCCCACTTGCAGCAACATTCTCAATTGCTCTTTCAACCACAATGACAATTACTGTTCAGAAAGTATTATGatggaggaagaagaagtgaaTAATAATTGTTTGGATGATTGAGAGACTTAATTTAGTAAAGCTGTGAGGTTTCGAATCTTTATCGAAATACTATGTCGTTTTAGCCAAAGCCGCccactttcctctctctctcatctACTCGAATCCCTCGGCTCTTCTTCTTTGCCCTACTAATCCTCTTAATCTCTGAGCTCCCTAGCTCTCCTCCTCCGATTGCCAATAGCCTCCTCAATCCTCTGAAACAGATGCAAGCTTTCCCTTCAATCTCACACTTGGCAACCTCAGCTTGTGACAAGGCAATGATGTGATAACAAACATGAAATTCATGCAACATAATTTTGTGAGATTGTGGTCCTTCTTTTTGTGATGACAATAAAATCCAAAGAGCTAATCAGCATACACATTCATTACCACATTTAAAAACAATATTATTCTTTCAATATTaaattcacaaaaaaaaaattaaataatgatgGAAATGGGAAATTACAAAATGGGATTAATTAAATCCCACAGAGAAAAGTTGATAGAATATAAGAAAGAATGTGGACCACCATAGAAGGCCAAACCCCAAATGTCAACTCCATCCAATAAAATacaacactatatatatatatatatatatatatatatatatatatatatatatattaagtaatTACTTATTTACCATTGTCTTTATTTGTGTGTTACAAGTGATGTCCACATAGCTGAAGTGCGTGTGGTTTTGAATACTTTCCAAGTTAGTTTcattgcaagaattgctttagCCTCCCACCTTATAAATTTAGGAGTACCGACTAGCCTCAATTTCAGCTTAGAATAAGACAACAACTAGTTGCACATTTCTTTCCAAGAAAAAGAAAGCTCTCTCTGtgcagagagaaagagaagaggagAAAGAATGGAAATGGAGGGCAGGAGTCACAGTAACAAGGGAGAGAGCAAGAGTAGTGTGGTTGTCAGTGATCAAGAAACTACAATCGATTGGAGAGGGAGACCCTCCAATCCTAGCAAGCACGGTGGAATGAGAGCTGCAACATTTGTTCTTGgtacttctctctctttctctctctctctctctctctctctatctcacacacacacacacacacacacacatatatatatatatacgtccGTGTATCCATCTATACAAAACATAACACACATGACGTATGTGTTGCGCGTATAGTTTGGCTTGAGTGATCTTCTTGCATggctttgttttcttttctttctttttctttctttttttttttttttttggtaattttGTGTGTGTAGGTgaagaaattttatttgaattataacTTTTAGCCTTGTAAATTAAGATGGGGAGTCTTTGAATGCCATCTGAACCAagatagattttgatgatgaaagcaACGAGAGTATTTATGTTTGAAACTCTCTCTGTCTCTCACTCTCATTATGTTGTCTGGTCTCTTGAAGAATCAATTAATTGTTGAATCTTTTTCAGGGCTTCAAGCATTTGAGATAATGGCAATAGCAGCAGTAGGGAATAATCTGATAACATATGTGATGAATGAGATGCACTTCTCTTTGTCAAGGTCTGCAAACATAGTGACAAACTTTGTTGGAACTGTCTTTATATTGGCCCTCCTTGGTGGCTACCTCTCAGACTCCTATCTTGGGTGTTTCTGGACCCTGCTTATCTTTGGTTTTGTGGAACTTTCTGTAAGACCTCCTTTCTCTCATCATAtcacctttcttttcttttttttctttcttctcccaCTTTTTGTCTTTCTAGCTAACCTAGCTAGCTCTCAGTACTTCAACAATTCTTGCTTTATTTTTTCTTGAAAAAAATATTCAGATAAAGTTTGCTTGTGTTTGCCtttttcttgaaaaaaaaaaaaaagagagagacgaACTTCATATATTATAAtaggaaaaaaatttaaaaaaaaaagaaagaaaagagaaggaaaataTGTCCATATTTGGATGAATAAGATTCTTTAATTTCTTAGCCAGATGGTAATTTCAATGAATTTGTTGCAGGGTTTCATATTGTTATCAGTCCAAGCTCATCTTCCCCAGCTAAAGCCACCCCAGTGCAACATTAATGAAGAACAGTGTGTTGAAGCAAATGGCTTAAaggcattaattttttttgtagcACTATACTTGGTGGCACTAGGGAGTGGATGTGTTAAACCCAATATGATTGCTCATGGAGCTGACCAATTTAACCAAAATAACCCAAAGCAATCCAAGAAGCTTTCCACCTACTTCAATGTTGCCTATTTTGCTTTTTCAATAGGTGAACTTATTGCCCTTACTGTTCTTGTGTGGGTCCAAACACATTCTGGCATGGATGTTGGGTTTGGAGTCTCTGCAGCTGCTATGGCTATGGGACTCATCAGCTTGGTTTCTGGTACTTTATATTACAGGAATAAACCCCCTCAAGGAAGCATCTTCACCCCCATTGCTCAAGTAATTAATTCATCTTAAGCTCTTctaatttctctttatttttcttttttttttttggtatctcTCTTCATATTTTTTTCATGGTTTCTACTAGTGCATGTGGACGATGACTGTTAAGTACGCCTACCTGCaaataatttccttttttttgtcAAATCACAAGCCATTATTAGATTGTTGACTATGACCCAGATGAtattgtttaatttaatatttcctaGAGCTAGCAGTGTCCATCTGATTAGTGGTTTTCTACAGTTGTTTTATCATTAATTATGACTCTTCGATTCTGCTAGATAATTGTCATGTGCATTAGGGACAAAATTAATTAGCTAGcctattatataaatatatgcaaTTTTGTTTGCTTATCCTATTAGAGACAAAGTTAacatgtgaattatttgattaaaaaagATTATGTGCGCATAAATTAAAAGGGTTGTCTTCTCACACATTAATATTCTAATCAGATTCTCTTTATCCTTTGTACAATTTTTATCAGGTTTTTGTGGCTGCTATATCAAAGAGAAAACAAATTTGTCCTTCTAATCCAGACATGTTATATGGAAGCCAAAACAATAATGTGCCAAACAATAGCATAGTTGGCATATCTTCTGACTCTGGCAAGCTTGTTCACACTCAAAGACTTAGGTAATCCAAAATTccatctattttatttttattttttaaaatattaatatctttcTTTTGAATAAATTGCACCGATGATGACTCAATTTAATAATACTCTTTTGAATAAATTGCACCGATGATGACTCAATTTAATAATACTTGTCGGTATAAACAATGAAATTAATGACTATAAACAAAACTTTTCAGGTTCTTGGATAAGGCATGCATCAAAATTCAAGATGAGACTAATACAAAGGAGAGTCCATGGAGATTATGCACTGTAACTCAAGTGGAGCAAGTGAAGATACTAATATCAGTGATTCCAATTTTTGCTTGCACTATAGTTTTCAACACTATTTTAGCACAGCTCCAAACATTTTCAGTTCAGCAAGGGAGTTCCATGGACACCCATCTTACAGAATCCTTCAAGATCCCTCCAGCTTCACTTCAATCCATCCCTTACATTATCCTTATAGTTGTAGTCCCTCTATATGACACCTTTTTTGTCCCATTCGCAAGGAAATTCACTGGTCATGAATCAGGAATAACCCCTTTACAAAGGATAGGAGCTGGGCTCTTTTTTGCCACTTTTTCCATGGTTGCTGCTGCTATTatggagaagaagagaagggatgcAGCAGTAGACTCTGACAAAATACTGTCAATCTTTTGGATCACCCCACAATTCTTAATCTTTGGATTATCAGAAATGCTCACTGCAGTTGGTCTCATTGAGTTCTTTTACAAGCAATCTTTAAAAGGGATGCAAACATTTCTAACTGCAATCACCTATTGCTCATATTCATTTGGGTTCTATTTAAGCTCCTTATTGGTCTCTTTAGTAAACAAGATCACTTCATCAGGTCCTTCAAACAAAGGTTGGCTGAGCGAGAACAATCTCAACAAAGACAGGCTTGATCTTTTCTATTGGTTGCTTGCAGTCCTTAGCTTTCTCAACTTCCTCAGCTATCTCCTTTGTGCTAGATGGTATTCTCATAATCCGTCTCTATCAAGCACACAATATGAGGCACATGGGGAAGACTGCTTCAACCACTATAGCTTAAATCCTTCAAAAAACAGTGGAGATGAAAGTATACcttaaaaagaaagagagagacagGAAATTAATGCTAGCTTGAAATTATCTATAGGCTTGTATTATAAGTAAAAGAATTATGAAAAATGCTAATATAGTTTATCTATCTATTCTTTATTAGActtacttttgaaattcttctatATACTAATTAATAAGATTTTAAAATAGTTTCATATTCATTACTAGGCTATAAAATCGATTTATCATAAACACAAGAAATAAATCGATGGGATTCACGTATTTAATAGCTGAATTTCACTATACATTTTGTGTTttgaatcataatatattggattTAGACAAAAAAGATCCGAAATTATATCAATTAAGAAGATTTAATGGTGGaaatatatgatttatgataagagTAATATATACTTTTAGAAGCAAGTTTTGAGGAGGAAATTAATGAGGATATACTTTTCAAGGGTCCCAAAGGATGCAAGAAGAAATTGTATTATAGCCCCCTTGACAAGATTCATTGCACTCTCCTATTTGTTTGTCCTCTATGTACATACATCAATATGAATGCCTAGATCAATAATGCAATGCCCTGATCATGGGGACCTCATCAGTTCCCTTTGAATGATATAAATAAAGGAATATGATAGTGCTTGGGTAGTGCTGTACTATACTTGAAGACATATTCTTTTTTGGAGCAATCTAACAAGTATAACATGATGCATGTGTGTATAAGGAACATATAATCAGGCATCCATCAATAGAGTCAAAAAAGCAAAATTTATCTTGGAAAAATAGAGAGAAAAAGAATTACCCATGAGAAAGAAAAGAACTGTGGAGATGTTTTCTTTCCAATATAtggtttttctaaaaaaaaacttCTACAAAAAGACATGACTCAAACATGTCTTGATGTTGGAGCTAGATAGGGCCTTCACCTGCAAAACCCCTCATTATCACTATATGTAACGCCACTGGCTGAATAGTCATCAAGATGTGGGCTAAAAGACAAGCATGGTCCCTACCAAGCAAGAAAAAAGAAATTACTTGCCAAGGAAATGGAATTACATCCTTTTTTGGTCATGAATTAGATAATGACTTGTTTTACCATAACAAGCATATGGGATCCAAAAGAGAGAAGACAGCATTGAAGAGATAGAAGTGACCAAAAAGACAAAAAGAAATAGCACATAAAACCAATCACACATGCCAATATGCCTTTCATGTCCTTCAGGCAACCCTgtttgaataaaattaaaattaggaatccCTTGTCTAATATTTAGCCTGAGAATGAATTGGGGTTTCTAGAATCCATTACATGTGAAAGTAAATTTGCAGCTGCTAAAGGGCTTAATTTCACCATAGGCATTGAACTTACCATCAATTTCTcactaaacttgatttgtattaCCAAAATCCCTAGCCTTAATTTTTTGTTTCAGTGAAGTCATTTTTGATAGAATTTGAGCAGTTAAAATTTTCCTAATTAGGGCTATCATACTTAGTCATCATATGAAAATATCAGGCTAAATCTCTACAGAAAACAGTTTAGCAA includes:
- the LOC110634718 gene encoding protein NRT1/ PTR FAMILY 4.3, with the translated sequence MEMEGRSHSNKGESKSSVVVSDQETTIDWRGRPSNPSKHGGMRAATFVLGLQAFEIMAIAAVGNNLITYVMNEMHFSLSRSANIVTNFVGTVFILALLGGYLSDSYLGCFWTLLIFGFVELSGFILLSVQAHLPQLKPPQCNINEEQCVEANGLKALIFFVALYLVALGSGCVKPNMIAHGADQFNQNNPKQSKKLSTYFNVAYFAFSIGELIALTVLVWVQTHSGMDVGFGVSAAAMAMGLISLVSGTLYYRNKPPQGSIFTPIAQVFVAAISKRKQICPSNPDMLYGSQNNNVPNNSIVGISSDSGKLVHTQRLRFLDKACIKIQDETNTKESPWRLCTVTQVEQVKILISVIPIFACTIVFNTILAQLQTFSVQQGSSMDTHLTESFKIPPASLQSIPYIILIVVVPLYDTFFVPFARKFTGHESGITPLQRIGAGLFFATFSMVAAAIMEKKRRDAAVDSDKILSIFWITPQFLIFGLSEMLTAVGLIEFFYKQSLKGMQTFLTAITYCSYSFGFYLSSLLVSLVNKITSSGPSNKGWLSENNLNKDRLDLFYWLLAVLSFLNFLSYLLCARWYSHNPSLSSTQYEAHGEDCFNHYSLNPSKNSGDESIP